TCCACGATGTTGCGAAAAGCGGCCATCGTGCATCGCCACAAGGAAGATTTGAGGCTGTCTGCCATGCGCTCCtgtgttcctgctcatattgctcTTGATGGTACCTTTTGAAAGTACTCTCTCCACATCAAAGCACGTGATTAGGGCAGCCATTAAGGCCAGTGAAACACATTTTTAGCTCATAATTTCTCACATAGCCTCCAAAATCCTGCCTTTTACCACATTTGTTAGACCAATGAACATGGCAGGTATGTACAGGACTGGCACTGAAGAAATGTGGAACTTTCTAACCTGTCAGAATGAAAATATAATTGACTTGCTCCTGATGCCTTGCCTGGAATTCCTTTAAATGAATTTACATGACCCTGCTATGGCTGCCAGTTCCATTGCAGGTAACTGTGGTATAGCCAATGCACAAAGTGGACAGGAAGTAGCACTGGAGTTTAGAAACCAATCGGTCCGTTTCTTGAGAGCACCGTGCCTGCTCAACAAGTCTGCCATATGCAGAGTGCTTACTTCTGTCTTAACTTGGTTCTTTCCCCCTTTCCCTTTATATCCCCGCCGATCTGTTTCCCCTAGTGCAGGGTAGCTAACTGGTACCTTTTCCTGCTTAAGCTCTCTGCCTTCCCTTGCCCTCTCTTTCGGCCAGCTGCATGTTGTACCTTCCAGTTTACTCAACACTGCGACATACTCGTGCACTTTGCACTGGAAATTCAGAACGGTTGGAATGTGCAGACATAGCACATATTTCAGCAAACAAGGTCACACACAGTGCTTCTCAAAACATCTGCAATCCATAGATTTCAAGTCATGGAAACATAACTGTGGGCTGTCACAACCATGACATTTGCTTATGGCCTTAACTACTCAAATGCTGGTTGTTGCACTGCTCAACGAGACGGAGCACACACTTCTTACCAGCCATGCCACCGGCTAGTTGAACAGAAATTTGTACCAAACCTTCCACAGGTGCTGCAGGGTCAATGAAACATCTTACAGCAGGACCAATGGCAGTGACATTTGTTCATAACGAAGCAAACTGCTTGAATTATTCTAACAATAGCTTTGCACTTGAAGAAACAAGGGATGCCACCATGTCTTTGGCTGAGGAGTTTTACATTATTGGTCTGGACTGCCAAAGAAAAAACTGTGCTCAAACTTACTTTGCAGGAAACACGCAAGTGGTGCACCTAAAAGTGGCGTACCCAGAAGTGGCATTAAAGAAATCTTGCCACATGCCATGCCGCATGAAATTTAGCACTACTAACAAAGAAGCTTGGTTGGGAGCACTTATGCCTGCCTTTCTATGCAGTGTAAAAAGCAACACACTCACTCTTCTACTTCCGTCCTCATTTTAGTGGCTACTAAGTTACTGTACAGAAAGACGGATATTTACATTTACTCTAAGTCATGCTGTTGCACATAACAGCTATCAATCAAATGCAATTACAAGCCAGTGTAATAACTGTAATTACATAAATACCAGATAAAGCATCCTTGACCGAGTTCTTGCATGTTAATGTGGCATCCTACAGAAACCAACATAAACCCAGTGTCAGATTTGTGGGGCACACGAGTTGTGAAAAAGGCTAATTTTGTGCAAGCTACTGCATGTAGCCTGCAATCAAAATATGTAGACTGTGCCTTAGGGCGAGAACTCTCCACAGAGCCTATCATTTTTAGGTTGTGTGCCTAGGTTATGCAATACGATTTTTTCGGCGACATGTAGGTATGCCCCACAGACTTTTGCACTAGGTGTACACTAATGCACCATTGGTTAAAAATGGTAACATGGTTTGTTTTTAAGCCATTTCGTTGAGCACTTACAGCACTCCCAAAGATCTAAATACAAATAGTGTACTGAAAACCTATGACCAATGCAGTACATGTGGGCACTATGCTCTGCAATACTTTGTTGTCAAAAAAGACCAGCGACGAAAACGGAAAAAAAACCTGTATTCATCATCTGGACACAAACTGCATCCTTGACTACCCCCTGCTTGCCATCGTAGTAGCTGAACTTCAAATTGTACTCTGTATGCAACTGCACTGCACAACTATGATGTGAAAGTGGTGACGAATGCGGCAGCAGATGGTAGGCCTGAAGCTATGTAGCATGTTGGCAATACGTCGTCTTGAAGATGAATGCATCCTTGGTAAACCACACATCTCCCTGAAAAGGAAGCGCGGCTGCTGTAGAAATGAAAAACGTCCCCCATTATATGACAAGGCTTGCTCGTGAGGCTCTTCACATTTACATGCCGCAAACTTTAATGTGGGCATGGGCACTTTGAGTGCCAAACGCATACTTGCACCAAACACTGGGCCCCTTTCTCGTGGACAGCTCAGTGCGATGTCTTCTGCAGCTGCTTGAAACATTGCGCTGTGAAGCCCGAAAGTTCATCACCAGGGAGTCGTCAGTGCTGCTGCCACTAGCTCAACGTGCAGGCCCCAGCCTGCCCATTTTCTACATTGTGCGCTATATACATCAAGCCAAAGAAACATGACGATGATGTGAACAGCATCCAACACCAAGCACAGCACATGCTGCTCAGTACCTCGGCTGGAAATAGGGCGCACTCCGTGCCTGCCCACCATAGTGCCGATATCGCGGACTAGGGGGCCTGCCTGCATGCCAGTCAGACTCGTATGCACCATACCCTTCTTGAAAGCGCTCCATAGGCCTGGCACGCATTTCATAACCATAGTACCCACTGCCTCGGCCACGCATTCGGTTACCACCGTTGCTCATGgcctgttgctgttgttgttgttgttgttgttgttgctgctgctgctgctgctgctgctggtgatgctGATGACGAGGTTCTCGAGAAGAGTAGTAATCACCTCGCTCCCACATGCTTCGACCATCCATGAGGTTTGCTGGCGGAGACCGGTCCAGCGATGAGCGCATCTGGACTGTCTCTATCTTGGCAGGTGCCGCATGGAAGTCTGAGGAGAAGGAGTCGTGCACATTAAACTCTGATGAAGATGGAGAATCTTGAACCCGGAATTCTGAAGATGAGTCTCGGACGTGAaattctgatgatgatgactcattCATCCTGTACTCAGATGATGGTGACTCCTGCACTCGAAATTCAGACGATGACTCGCGCACTCGAAATTCTGAGCGTTCTCGTGTCGTGTAGTCTGAAGTCtcgtggaggcgaaattcagacGATTTTCGCTGGGAGAAATCAGCAGAGTCTCGAAGATTAAACTCGGATGACTCCCTCGTGGTAAAGTCTGATGGTTCGCGAAGACGAGCCTCCGACGGCGATTCGCGCACTTGAAAATCTGAGACAAGGCTTTGCTTTGCAGTATCGGGAGAATCATGCATGCGCCTTATGTCTCGCACTTGAAAATCTGAGACAAGGTCTTGCTTTGCAACATCGGGGGAATCAAGCATGCGCCTTATGTCTCGCACTTGAAAATCTGAGACAAGGTCTTGCTTTGCAACATCGGGGGAATCAAGCATGCGCCTTTTATCTCCTTGACTAGCCAGTGGAGGCGTGAGTTTCAGTGCAGGTGCTGTTGTAATGGCAGACTGGGCAGGCAGGTCCAGCTGCAGCTTGGTGTTATCGTTTCTTTCCCCACGAGCAGTTGCAGGTCCTGCTGTTTCAGCAGGGCTCACCTGCGGCTGGACTAGAGTGATGAGATTGCTGGTAGGCTTCTTGCGATGCATGCTCTCTGCGTGCTCTTCGTCACCAGACCCGTCATCGTCCAGCTCCATGTCCGTCACGTCAAAGTTCTCAGAAACGGGGATCAGGTAATCTGCAGATGGCGAGGGTGGCGTCTCCGACCTTCCTTTGGGAACTGCGCCGCCACTTCGATGAGCTGCCCCCGTCACTGTTTGAATTGGCTCAAGATAAGCCTGTAATGCCGGCGGGAGAGGTGGAGGGGCCAGGGCAGGTGCGTTCAGTGGCGACTGCACTGCTGCTACAGGGCCGCTTGCTTTTGGTGACGCCTGTGCCCATGTCTTGGGGCTTGCAAGGCTTGGTATCTTACAGCCAAAAGCAGCACTGACCCTTGGCTCTGGAGAACCCTGCATTGTTATGGGTTTCAAGGCATGAACACGCATGTCAGAGTCCAGAAGTGATGCAGCCTTTCTTGCAGAGTTCTCGTCAAGTACAGGCGTCCCTTGTCCGCTGTTCTCGTCCTTGAGAGGCGTGTTGCCACTGTGTACTTCTGACAGTATGGCACCTGGCCTAAGGCCTGCTGAAGCATAGGGAGGAGAGTCAGCCCGCTTGGGTGTGTTACTGGCAGAGCTCGTGGACGAGAACAGCCCTCCGGGTATGTTACCCATGGTTTGCATCAGGTTTGATAGTCGACTCTCAAGTGTGCTGGGCGCAGGCATGGCAGCGGTGAGTGGGGTTGTGTTTACTGCAGGCAGCACAGCCCTGTTTTCCTGGAACTCTTGGTTGAaagcatccagccatgatgacagCACAGTTGGACCTGTTAAATAACCAAAGAATTTTTCTGCATGAATATCACAGAAGTATGACACTACTCACAATGCCTCTACTGTGAGACCATGGAGATGGCCTACGATTTGCAAAGGATAGGAGATGCAACACAACACTACTCTTCATAGTAATTTATCCTGCATGCTATTTTCTTGCTGCATTGCATAGTCATTCACACTTATCATCCTTAATTGTAGCATTTGACAGGAAGCACACTACAACTCGTAAGTCCCAATTAAAATCGCGAAATTTCAGCGCCCATCAAATTTCAACACAATGAGGTCTAAAGAAAGATAAACATTAAGCCACTCACTCTGAGACATGAAGCTGCTGAGTGCTGCAGCATTGCCCGTAGCATTGCTGGTTGTTGTAGAGTCTCCCGTTTCTGGGACGACCGGACTGAGTCCGTCAGGAGAGCCTTCAGGTGAGGGTGCCGAGCCTGGTGAATCAGCCGCTGCACCATTCCCTGTTAGCGGCACTTCTGCAACGGAGGCTAGACAAAAGAAATCGGACACCACACATCACAAATAGCACATGACTGCATACCGTTAAAAGGGGCCCCTAGACCACCTGCCATCAATGCTTCAAGACTTTTTCCCCTGGGTCTCCACCCTCTCCTTTCAGCACTATTGCAATGTTGGAAGCTACAGGAACACACCGCATTTTGGTATGTGCAATGCTCCACCCAGTGCTGAGCCAATTATACGCTGTGTCGAGTCTTCTAAGTCTCCTCTTTCAATAATGCACTCCTTAGAGTGGCGTCGGCATCTCTGTTAATATGAAATTGTTAGATTGTTTATGAATTCGCTCACTCTGAAAAAGACCCCCCCACCCCCAACACTTTTCGGCTAAAtattttaacacgacagcgttaaggagctggtgtcgcagaaaagctggtggcGTTGTTGTTGGTGTTGTTATATCCTCCAAATAAAAAAACCTGTGGAGAACCTCTAAATAAAAAAATCCTGTGGAGATATGGAGAATCGGACCCAGGTCTTTCAGGCTGAGAGGCGAGCACGCGCAGAATACGCTACAAAGGCTCGTTTGTTgaactgaataaaagtggacctagtAAATGTGCTGTGGTCTTCTTTGTGTACTAATGCGTCTTTGTGAAAtgtctttgtgtactgatgcgtacatgaATAATACCCtagcagcgctgcaacacgctgccgtgttccactcttaaaggcgaagcttaagcatcctccaattttttgtcgGACTCCGGTGGTCACAGCACACAGTTTCGTGAACATGCTCTTGAAAGAGTTTTCCCACGTCCTCAGAAAAGAGACAAAGCTACGTCAGAAGTCAACACCAAATGCCACACTAGTGTTGTGCTGAATGTGTGTCATCATCTGTCGGCTGGAAAGGGCATGTCAAAATAGTGTGTTGCATAACCACGGCATGCTAAAACATGATTATGCCAACAGCAGAGCACTTCAGTACAGGAAAACAGGACTCAATATGGCAATACAACTGCACTTGCTGCAGAGATTGTGCATAAGCAAGCGTGCAGTGGGAGCGTGTGATAAAGCTCTGAcgcagaagaaaaggaagaaatgaagtgaaagcaaAACACTTTATGCAGGCCTTAGAGAAATGCAAACAGACTAGAAAGTGAAATTGCAGCACTCACTTGATCACACTACAAAATAATCTGTGCAGCAAAACAGAATGGGCACAGAGCAGAGACTAGAAGACACTGGTGAAAGCATACCACCCATCACTAAGGACCACAGACTAATGAAAGAGCTCAAGCCTCTTGCATAGCAAGTGCAAACGCCATATTACCAATAAAAGGAGATGCGTAAATAGCTATTTACTAAGTAAAAAAGAGATGCAAAACAGGCTTTGGTTTCAGTTTTTACTACCGTTTGCAATGCGCACAGCTCTAAGATTTCACTAGGACCATTACAACTGCCTCACCTGCACCTACTCCAAATGTTCATACCTGGTGAGGGGTCTTCAAGCACAAAATGCCAGTTCCGGTGCTGGCACCTAAGCAGCTTCAGACAGTGTCGCAAAATTCGGCACACATTTATGAAATTCGCGTGGCACGAACAGAAGGGCGTCCGTGCACACTGTCAAATGTATGAGAATGGAAAAATATTCCCCAATGACTGGCAGAGAGTGTGAAACTGCATGTGTTCGGTGATGCCCTCCCCACTTCGCTCTAAGTGGTGGCACCCGGCTGGAGAAGAAATGACTTGCACCTTCTGGCAGATTCCTTCTTGTCTGACCAATGGTGACATGCATTCCGGAGGAAGGGTGACGGTGTTTGCACTTTGGAGGCCTGTGTTAGTACGCATCTGCTTTTGCACCAAGTAACCAATGACCAGTGATGTCCCATGCCTGAACCAAAAATTCCCTCAATTAACTCAAAATCCTTATTCCAGACCCTTTTTTTCTACAGCAGCCTGGAAGCTCTGGCAATTTGGAAGTGAGGCAATTTCGGTTTTTAAAATTCCCCAAACCtcagtaaaaaaaattgctgaaatcgagaaaaatctggagggaacacttaagggCATGGCACAATAGTGCTAATAGATTACCGTATTTGCACGATTGTAAGTCGGCCGATGGCGGCTAAAgataaacagcaaactggcaccccacacacCCCACACACCCCACACGtagctgctgactgcggttgctgataagcggcggcggccgataacgcaatcgcattctaagggaagctcaagcgtccaacaagtttttgttttactttcaaatgcgcgctcagCGCTCAAGgaagcgttgatagttgatggaagggccgctgtttcaCACTATAAGTAAaagcgagacaaacgagatatcgggcatgctacagagCGGTAGCATTTTTGCTGctcggctccgtcgcatcgcgcTCTTGGTGCTggtcttgagcagctgctatttcaacgtgcagaaccggcatccccaccacGCACGAGGccgccgatggtggctgtcgataagcagcaaactggcaccagcccactccccgcGTCTGCTGATAGGCGGTGGCCGCCTGTAATACATTCGTGTTCTATTCTTAATATGCGCAGTccaagtttttttgtttactttcaaccgcacACTCGGTGCTCAAGGGAGTGTCAATAGCTGatagaagggccgctgttccaattgc
The Amblyomma americanum isolate KBUSLIRL-KWMA chromosome 3, ASM5285725v1, whole genome shotgun sequence genome window above contains:
- the LOC144125866 gene encoding uncharacterized protein LOC144125866 isoform X2, which gives rise to MSINEANLVKKLTSVTNTQDSVQTLSLWIIHHRAHHRKIVEIWTKVLKKSKPVHRLTMLYLANDVLQNGRRKGVQQFVESFGEVLPEQTPLFRDERIAKQVDRVFTIWAERSVFSADFTASLKEILHEHSGSKHSGTQHSGSQHPGSQHSGSQHSGSHHSKSKHQHHASSDAADGEKISKDVNKKESGKPTNPEVEKIILEFKPEKAIEKINKMKKLEIETSTKLTNLTSRNMDVSSSEVLRKFKDRSHGQQFQKDFDEATQCLEEYIKALEKEVAERTELIKVLEDAKVYYDSQNGEARVVASAYKNFGNRVKGLKKKLDVKAKTLPSPVPSPTPDAPSPTNSDDGLQLPAIQDAASVAEVPLTGNGAAADSPGSAPSPEGSPDGLSPVVPETGDSTTTSNATGNAAALSSFMSQSPTVLSSWLDAFNQEFQENRAVLPAVNTTPLTAAMPAPSTLESRLSNLMQTMGNIPGGLFSSTSSASNTPKRADSPPYASAGLRPGAILSEVHSGNTPLKDENSGQGTPVLDENSARKAASLLDSDMRVHALKPITMQGSPEPRVSAAFGCKIPSLASPKTWAQASPKASGPVAAVQSPLNAPALAPPPLPPALQAYLEPIQTVTGAAHRSGGAVPKGRSETPPSPSADYLIPVSENFDVTDMELDDDGSGDEEHAESMHRKKPTSNLITLVQPQVSPAETAGPATARGERNDNTKLQLDLPAQSAITTAPALKLTPPLASQGDKRRMLDSPDVAKQDLVSDFQVRDIRRMLDSPDVAKQDLVSDFQVRDIRRMHDSPDTAKQSLVSDFQVRESPSEARLREPSDFTTRESSEFNLRDSADFSQRKSSEFRLHETSDYTTRERSEFRVRESSSEFRVQESPSSEYRMNESSSSEFHVRDSSSEFRVQDSPSSSEFNVHDSFSSDFHAAPAKIETVQMRSSLDRSPPANLMDGRSMWERGDYYSSREPRHQHHQQQQQQQQQQQQQQQQQQQAMSNGGNRMRGRGSGYYGYEMRARPMERFQEGYGAYESDWHAGRPPSPRYRHYGGQARSAPYFQPRY
- the LOC144125866 gene encoding uncharacterized protein LOC144125866 isoform X1 — protein: MSINEANLVKKLTSVTNTQDSVQTLSLWIIHHRAHHRKIVEIWTKVLKKSKPVHRLTMLYLANDVLQNGRRKGVQQFVESFGEVLPEQTPLFRDERIAKQVDRVFTIWAERSVFSADFTASLKEILHEHSGSKHSGTQHSGSQHPGSQHSGSQHSGSHHSKSKHQHHASSDAADGEKISKDVNKKESGKPTNPEVEKIILEFKPEKAIEKINKMKKLEIETSTKLTNLTSRNMDVSSSEVLRKFKADRSHGQQFQKDFDEATQCLEEYIKALEKEVAERTELIKVLEDAKVYYDSQNGEARVVASAYKNFGNRVKGLKKKLDVKAKTLPSPVPSPTPDAPSPTNSDDGLQLPAIQDAASVAEVPLTGNGAAADSPGSAPSPEGSPDGLSPVVPETGDSTTTSNATGNAAALSSFMSQSPTVLSSWLDAFNQEFQENRAVLPAVNTTPLTAAMPAPSTLESRLSNLMQTMGNIPGGLFSSTSSASNTPKRADSPPYASAGLRPGAILSEVHSGNTPLKDENSGQGTPVLDENSARKAASLLDSDMRVHALKPITMQGSPEPRVSAAFGCKIPSLASPKTWAQASPKASGPVAAVQSPLNAPALAPPPLPPALQAYLEPIQTVTGAAHRSGGAVPKGRSETPPSPSADYLIPVSENFDVTDMELDDDGSGDEEHAESMHRKKPTSNLITLVQPQVSPAETAGPATARGERNDNTKLQLDLPAQSAITTAPALKLTPPLASQGDKRRMLDSPDVAKQDLVSDFQVRDIRRMLDSPDVAKQDLVSDFQVRDIRRMHDSPDTAKQSLVSDFQVRESPSEARLREPSDFTTRESSEFNLRDSADFSQRKSSEFRLHETSDYTTRERSEFRVRESSSEFRVQESPSSEYRMNESSSSEFHVRDSSSEFRVQDSPSSSEFNVHDSFSSDFHAAPAKIETVQMRSSLDRSPPANLMDGRSMWERGDYYSSREPRHQHHQQQQQQQQQQQQQQQQQQQAMSNGGNRMRGRGSGYYGYEMRARPMERFQEGYGAYESDWHAGRPPSPRYRHYGGQARSAPYFQPRY